In Acidisarcina polymorpha, the DNA window GACCGGAGTGATCAGCGCGGCATATGGAGCTAACTCCTCCAGTAACTTCGACCGGACAACATCGCTATCTGTCCAAGCCTCCAGTAACTCGTCCCCGCTGAGGATGGGTTCGCTCCGGGCGGCTTCCAGGAAGTAGCGAAAGGTGCTGCTCAGTTGCTCTTCCCTTCCCCGAATCAGCGGCTCCAGCAGCATTCGCCCGCAGCGAATGAAGAATGCCCACCACAGCCGGCGCGCTGCTTCGAGTGAAGCCGAATGGAAGGTCTCGACGGCAAACCCCCTCGACTTCAGAGCCCTAGCCGCGGAACGCACGGCCGCGCGAGTCTCCTCGGTCACCGGGACCAGGCCATCATCCTCAAGCACCGCGATCGGTTTAGTCCGAAGTTCTGCATCTGCCATCTTTCGAAAGACAAGCGGTGTGCCTGCCGGATCGAGAACGTCTCTGCCCGACAATACCTCGAAGAAGAAGCTAACGTCGGTCATCGTCCTCGCCATCGGCCCGACCGAGCCGAGCAGAGAGAATGGGCCCCCGCCAGGAGGAAGATGTCCCCGGCTTGGCAAGCGTCCCGGAGTCGGCTTGAACGAACAGATGCCGGTGAAGTGGGCAGGTAGGCGCACCGAGCCGCCGCTATCGCTGCCGATACCCCCGGCCGATAGACCGGACGCAATGGCAGCCGCTTCCCCGCCGCTCGAGCCTCCAGCCGAATGAGCAAGGTTCCAGGGATTCGCCGTCTTCCCGTAGAGCAGGTTGTCGGTCTCGTAGGCCATCAGGAATTCAGAGCAATTGGTCGTTCCTAAAATCGTTGCACCGGCGGCTTTCATGCGTTGCACGACCACCGCGTCCTCGGTTGCGACCGAACCCTGGTTGAGCAAGCTCCCCAACTCACATCGATAGCCTGAGGTCGCAATCGAGGCCTTCACGGTCATCGGCAATCCCAGCAGAGGAGTGGCGGCGCCGGCAATTCGGCTGTCCGCATCCTTTGCGGCCAGCAGGAGTCGTTCAGGGTCAAAGTGGGAAAAAGCATGGAGCGAAGGATCCAGACGCTCAATCTCGCGAATGTGCTCCCCGGCGAGCTCCACTGCCGAAAGACTGCGCTGGCGCAACATTCGGAGAAGTTCTAAAGCAGGCTTAATTGTTAGTTCGCTCAAAAGTTCCTTCTAGGCCGCTGGCGCTTCGCTTGTGACTGCTGTCATTCGACATTTACATTACAAGGGTACAAGCCGGCGGGATTTGTCGGAATACGTCCAACAAGATGCAGCCACGAAATCTGCAGTGCGATCGCAGGGGCGAAAGAAAGCTTATCCGATGACAGCAGTACGCAAAACCTGGCTGCGAGTGAAGGCCAGCGCTGTTTCCGATTTGATCGCGCTTCGATTTTCAGAGTTAGCGAGTTCTCGCATGCTTCGGTCCGCATGGCGGTTCATGGTGATCCTGGCGGCCGGTTCGTTCCTGGGGGCTCTTCCGGCGCGATCGGCTGATGTAGCGCCAAACCTGAAAGAAGTTGCCCGTCCTAACAATCTCGGCGTGGCTTATATGAACCAGCAGCGCGGCGAGGATGCGCTCGCGCAGTTCAAGCTGGCCATCGCCGCCGACAAATCTCTCGCCATCCCTCACCTCAATGCCGGGATCGTCTTACTCATCCTGCAACGGCTCAGCGATTCGAAGCAGGAGCTCGACCAGGCGGCCAAGCTCGACCCACAGAATCCTCGTGTCTGGTACAACCTCGGTCTCCTCGAACGGGCACAAAGCAACTGCGAAGGCAGCATCCATGCCTTTGAAGAAGTAGTTAAGCTCGATCCTTCTTCGGCAGATGCGCACTATTTTCTGGGATCCTGCTATCTCGAAAAACAGCAATTTGCCAAGGCCGCCGACGAATACCGCGAGGCCATCCGTCTGAACCCGATGCATCCGTCGGCGGAGTTCGGTCTTGCCCGCGCCTTACAGCGTTCCGGCAATCCGACAGAAGCCCGCGTCCACCTAGCCCGTTTCGAGCACATCACCCACCAGAAGCTCGGGCCGGTGATGGCGCCGACCTATGGCGATCAGGGCGCATACTCGCTCGCGGAGGAGATCAAGTCCGCATCGCCGCCGGTCGGGCCGATGATACCGATTACGTTCGCAAGCGTTTCATTGCCCCCCTTCGCGGGCGCTGCGACTACCCCAAGTTCTGCGGCTGCTTCGAACAGCAGCTTAGGCGGCGGTATGTGCATGATCGATCTTGAGGAACACGGCAAGCCTGATCTGCTCGTCATGGGTGAAGGGGAAAGCGCAATCGGCTACTATCACTCTCAGCAGAATGGCGGCTTCGAACTCGGCTCCGCCAAGAAGCTTGGCCTTACTGCCTCAGGGCACGCGATCGCCTGCGCGGTTGGAGACTTCGACAACGATACGCATCCCGATTTAGCCATCGCGATGAGCGATCGTGTGATTCTCTACCGAAATATGGGCGACGGCACCTTCTCCGATGTCACTGCCAAGAGCGGCATCACCCAGTGGAACACCCCAGCCGGACTCACGTTTATCGACTTCGACCATGATGGCGATGTCGACTTGTTCATTACCGGCTCACCACGCGAAGGGACTCCATCGCCCACCTCGAACGTGCTTTGGAGAAACAATGGCAACCAGACGTTCACCGAGTGGACGACTCCGACCGCGCTCAATGGCAAGGGACACACCGTCTCGGCGATCCTCTCCGATCTGAACAACGATCGTGCTGTTGACTTCGCCGTCGCCGGCGATCAGGGGGTCAGCCTCTATTTCAATCCGCGGGAAGGGAACTTTCTCGAGCAGCCGCTCTATCCTCAAGGCGATCTTCCGCCGGCCCTGGGTCTCACTGTCCTCGACTTCAACAAGGACGGCTGGATGGATATTGCCGTGACTCATGATGGATCCCCCGGGATCACTCTCTGGAAGAACATCGATGGCAAAAGGTTCGAACGGGTGCCGCTGCCGTTGGCCGACGTCCAGCGCGGCTGGGGCGTCTCCCCCATTGATGTGGATAACGACGGCTGGATCGATCTGGCCGTGATCGTCGAGACGTCTTCGGGAAGCGCGCTGCGGGTCCTCAGGAACAAAGGGAACGGCAGCTTCGAGGATGTCACCGCCGCCTTAGGCCTCAACAAACCGCTGCCCACCTCCGCGCGCTCGGTCGAGGCGCTCGACGTAGACGGCGATGGCGACGCCGATTTGCTAATCTCTTCGCTGGACGGCCCGCCGGCGCTGCTGCGCAATGATGGCGGTAATCGCAATCATTCCGTGCTCATCCATCTTGAGGGCAATGCCGACAACAAGACCGCGCTGGGTACCAAGCTCGAGGTCTTCGCAGGCGGCCTTTGGCAGAAATGGGAAGTCCCGGGCGCCAGCGGGTTTCTCAGCCAGGGACCTACCAGCATTCTTGCCGGACTCGGCGACTGGGATCAGCCGGTCATTGTCCGTCTCCTATGGCCGACGGGCGTCCCTCAGGATGAGTTGAATGTCGCCGCCAAAGGCGTGGACAGCATCAAGGAACTCGATCGGCGCGGTAGCTCCTGTCCCGTTGTTTTCGCCTGGAATGGTGACCGGTACGAGTTCATCACTGACACGATCGGGGCGGCCGTCATCGGTCATTGGGTCTCTCCCTACTCACGAAACATTCCTGACCCCGATGAATGGATCAAGATCGATGGCTCCCAGCTCCAGTCGAAAAATGGCTATCTGAGCCTACGAATGGGGGAGCCGATGGAGGAGGTCAATTTCGTCGACCAGGCTAGGCTAGTGGCCGTCGATCATCCCGCTAACTCGAAAGTCTTCCCCAACGAGCGCTTCAAGAACGATCCTCCGTTCGCTGAGCGGAAGACCATCTTCACCGCGGAAAGTCATCCCGCCGCGGGAGCATGGGATAGCAATGGCAACGACGTTCTGGCGACCCTCACCAAGCTCGACCATCAGTATGTGCGCGACTTCACCAACCTTCCCTATGCTGGTTTCGCCAACCCTCACCAGTTGACCCTCGACCTCGGACCATGGTCGGCCGATAAGCCGCTTCGGCTGCTGATGCACGGCTTCATTGAATACTTCAGCGCGACTTCTCTCTACTCCGCATGGCAGGCAGGAATTGGACCTATCTCCCCTTACGTCGAGGCGCAAATGCCTGATGGCAGCTGGAAGCGGATCATCGAGGATATGGGCTTCCCTGCCGGCCTGCCGCGCACCATTGTCACGGATCTCACCGGCCATCTGCCCGCCGGAGCTACCCGCATTCGCATCACTACCAATCTTCAGATCTATTGGGACCAGGTGCTGATCTCGAATGAATCAGAGCCGGTCGGGTCGATGCGCGAAACAGAGATCCCGCTTGCCTCTGCATCTCTCGGTTTCCGCGGCTATCCCCGGCAGATCGACGGCGCGACCCCTGGCGATCTGACTTACCACTACGACGAAGCCAGCGCCACTGGTCCGTTCGTCCGGCAGCGCGGCCCCTACACTCACTACGGGGACGTCACGCCGCTGCTCACCGCCATCGATGACCGCTTCGTCATCTTCGGCAGCGGAGAAGACATGGATCTGGAATTCGACAGCGCATCGCTTCCGGCGCTTCCCGCCGGTTGGACGAGAGATTACTTCTTCTACGCCAACGGCTATGTGAAAGACATGGATTACTACGAGGCCATGCCCTTTACGGTCGCGGCGATGCCCTTCCACGCGATGAGCGGATATCCGTACTCTGCCAAAGAGCATTTTCCGGATGATGAACAATCAGTCGGCTATCGACTCGATTGGAACGACCGCTTCGAGACCGGGGCAAATTCACCGAGCTACCGCTTCGAATACCTGCCTCGCCATGAGCTTCCACTCACACCGCACTGGTCACCAGTAAGAGAAGAGCCGGCGCGTAGCGGCAGCCGTTAGCTCTAGAAGGTGGCTTCGAACACCCGAAACCTCCGCTCTAATTCAAACTGCTGCTGTGCCTTTTCACTGCCCTTCAGGAACTCCGCGCATTTACCGGCTGGCTCGTCTTTGCCCAACTGTCCGGCGCAGACGGCCACCGGGCGCGCGAAGTCATCGCCGATCTTGGCCGCTTGCCAGAGGCTTTCGCCGGGGAGGAAGTTGTGTTCGAGGCCGGTGCGAACCAAGTCCTTCAGTTCGGGATAGGTAAAGTGGTAGGTGTCGACGGCGCGGACATATTCGTGGGTGAGGTCAATGCGGGAGACGCCTTCGTCGTCGGTTGAGAGCGCGACGGGAACATGATACTTGCGGTAGATCGGTAACGGATGATCGCCACCCTTCACGTTGAGGATGACGTCGTTGCTAGTGAGATTGATCTCAACCATCACCTTCTTTGCGGCCATCTCCTGGAGCAGGTTGTAGGGCTTGTCCTCGTCCATCACATCGACGCCATGGCCGATGCGCTCGGCGCTGCCGATCTCGACGGCTTCGCGGATGTGGAACTTCAGACCCTCGGGCGGAACCAGCCCAAGCGCGATTTCTCCGGCGTGGAGAGTGATGTGAACCTTGGGATAGATCGCATGCAGAGCCTCGATCATCTGCATGTGCAGGTGGTAGTCGGTCATGGCGACGTAAGAGTCTTCCGGTTGAACCAGGTTCAGACCGACGATTCGCGGATCGGCCGAGGCTAGTTCAAAGCCAAGTAGAATCTGCGCGAAAACGCTGTCGGGGGTCATCGCGCGCAGCACCTGGTCGAGGTAGCGGATCTGGACCGTACAGGCTGGTCTGGCTTCGGCTGTGCCGCAGCCTTCGAGTTCCCTGCGCTCGGCCTCCGCCTTATCAAATTCGGCGCGAATCGCCGGGATTGCGTCGCGAAATCCGCCGTCGAGCAGCAGCTGGCGGTACTCCGCGAAGTCCGCATGGTAGCCGACCTTTTCGGCGAGGTCGGCCTCCTGCTTCCATTGCGAAGGGGTATGCATAATCTCGAGATACTGCTCATTCTGCGCGGCGGCGCGGGTAGCGACCTCATCAAGCCAAAGGCCGACGTGATGGCCAGCCGGATCAAAGCGTTCGAAGGTATCGAAAAACTGATCGTGGCCGGATTTCCCGGAGACGGGAATGAACGTCCGCATCGAGAATGAATCGATCAGCTCGTCGTAGAGGTGCTGGTCTTTGGTCACCGAATCAGCCCTCACCCTGCCCTCGCCGCAGACGGGCTGGGGTGGGATGCTGCGCGTCTGGGCCATCGCTTTCACGAAAGCTAGAGACGCGGAATCGACGCACAAGCCATCTTTGGCGGCGGCACTGATGAACGACTCGGCGTAGACTGCTCCGGTCAGATGCATGTGCAGATCGGCGCCTTTTGGCATCGCATAGAGGAAGCCGCGCAGCGCGGCCGGTCCGGTCTTGGCGGCTTCGTCAAGGGCGCGAGCGGCGCGAACCTCGGGATTGGCGGGCGGAGCGGCTTTTGCTGCATGGACAAAACCGGGATTGAGGATCGAAAAAAGTGCGGATATAGCCGAAACAACAGTTACCGTTCGGCCTCGCTGAAGCCAGGCAAATCCGAGCTGAGGCGCTCGCCCAGGATGGCGGGTTTGATGAATTCGCCGGAATTGATAATGATTCAGTAACATAATGCCCCGTGAGGTTTTGTTGAGAATGCAGTTTCTTCGCTTTGGGATAAGTGTATGGCATGGGATGAAATATGCAGCAATGTTGCTTGCCTTAACGACGTTGATCGTCAGTGCTGAGGCGTTAGCGCAACCGCAGCATGGTGAGCTGGACTGGTTGAAGCCGCTGCCGCAGTTCCCGCTCGCATCGAGCGGCCTGAACATCCATCAACATGCCGAATCTGGCAAGCCTTTCACAGTTGCCGGCCAGTGTGGCGCCTTCATGGGCGAGCAGAATGGCAGCTTCGAGGCGTGGATCTTTCCGGTGAAGCTGCTCAGCCATTTTACGATTGC includes these proteins:
- a CDS encoding FG-GAP-like repeat-containing protein, whose translation is MTAVRKTWLRVKASAVSDLIALRFSELASSRMLRSAWRFMVILAAGSFLGALPARSADVAPNLKEVARPNNLGVAYMNQQRGEDALAQFKLAIAADKSLAIPHLNAGIVLLILQRLSDSKQELDQAAKLDPQNPRVWYNLGLLERAQSNCEGSIHAFEEVVKLDPSSADAHYFLGSCYLEKQQFAKAADEYREAIRLNPMHPSAEFGLARALQRSGNPTEARVHLARFEHITHQKLGPVMAPTYGDQGAYSLAEEIKSASPPVGPMIPITFASVSLPPFAGAATTPSSAAASNSSLGGGMCMIDLEEHGKPDLLVMGEGESAIGYYHSQQNGGFELGSAKKLGLTASGHAIACAVGDFDNDTHPDLAIAMSDRVILYRNMGDGTFSDVTAKSGITQWNTPAGLTFIDFDHDGDVDLFITGSPREGTPSPTSNVLWRNNGNQTFTEWTTPTALNGKGHTVSAILSDLNNDRAVDFAVAGDQGVSLYFNPREGNFLEQPLYPQGDLPPALGLTVLDFNKDGWMDIAVTHDGSPGITLWKNIDGKRFERVPLPLADVQRGWGVSPIDVDNDGWIDLAVIVETSSGSALRVLRNKGNGSFEDVTAALGLNKPLPTSARSVEALDVDGDGDADLLISSLDGPPALLRNDGGNRNHSVLIHLEGNADNKTALGTKLEVFAGGLWQKWEVPGASGFLSQGPTSILAGLGDWDQPVIVRLLWPTGVPQDELNVAAKGVDSIKELDRRGSSCPVVFAWNGDRYEFITDTIGAAVIGHWVSPYSRNIPDPDEWIKIDGSQLQSKNGYLSLRMGEPMEEVNFVDQARLVAVDHPANSKVFPNERFKNDPPFAERKTIFTAESHPAAGAWDSNGNDVLATLTKLDHQYVRDFTNLPYAGFANPHQLTLDLGPWSADKPLRLLMHGFIEYFSATSLYSAWQAGIGPISPYVEAQMPDGSWKRIIEDMGFPAGLPRTIVTDLTGHLPAGATRIRITTNLQIYWDQVLISNESEPVGSMRETEIPLASASLGFRGYPRQIDGATPGDLTYHYDEASATGPFVRQRGPYTHYGDVTPLLTAIDDRFVIFGSGEDMDLEFDSASLPALPAGWTRDYFFYANGYVKDMDYYEAMPFTVAAMPFHAMSGYPYSAKEHFPDDEQSVGYRLDWNDRFETGANSPSYRFEYLPRHELPLTPHWSPVREEPARSGSR
- a CDS encoding amidase translates to MSELTIKPALELLRMLRQRSLSAVELAGEHIREIERLDPSLHAFSHFDPERLLLAAKDADSRIAGAATPLLGLPMTVKASIATSGYRCELGSLLNQGSVATEDAVVVQRMKAAGATILGTTNCSEFLMAYETDNLLYGKTANPWNLAHSAGGSSGGEAAAIASGLSAGGIGSDSGGSVRLPAHFTGICSFKPTPGRLPSRGHLPPGGGPFSLLGSVGPMARTMTDVSFFFEVLSGRDVLDPAGTPLVFRKMADAELRTKPIAVLEDDGLVPVTEETRAAVRSAARALKSRGFAVETFHSASLEAARRLWWAFFIRCGRMLLEPLIRGREEQLSSTFRYFLEAARSEPILSGDELLEAWTDSDVVRSKLLEELAPYAALITPVSSIPAFRHGEREWIVEGRRLEYFNAMRFTQWFNLLGAPAASVPVGRSGDGLPIGVQVAARPYEDESVLKIATLLDEDFGYVAPPMAVLVG
- a CDS encoding adenosine deaminase family protein, encoding MLLNHYQFRRIHQTRHPGRAPQLGFAWLQRGRTVTVVSAISALFSILNPGFVHAAKAAPPANPEVRAARALDEAAKTGPAALRGFLYAMPKGADLHMHLTGAVYAESFISAAAKDGLCVDSASLAFVKAMAQTRSIPPQPVCGEGRVRADSVTKDQHLYDELIDSFSMRTFIPVSGKSGHDQFFDTFERFDPAGHHVGLWLDEVATRAAAQNEQYLEIMHTPSQWKQEADLAEKVGYHADFAEYRQLLLDGGFRDAIPAIRAEFDKAEAERRELEGCGTAEARPACTVQIRYLDQVLRAMTPDSVFAQILLGFELASADPRIVGLNLVQPEDSYVAMTDYHLHMQMIEALHAIYPKVHITLHAGEIALGLVPPEGLKFHIREAVEIGSAERIGHGVDVMDEDKPYNLLQEMAAKKVMVEINLTSNDVILNVKGGDHPLPIYRKYHVPVALSTDDEGVSRIDLTHEYVRAVDTYHFTYPELKDLVRTGLEHNFLPGESLWQAAKIGDDFARPVAVCAGQLGKDEPAGKCAEFLKGSEKAQQQFELERRFRVFEATF